The Monodelphis domestica isolate mMonDom1 chromosome 5, mMonDom1.pri, whole genome shotgun sequence DNA segment TAGGAGTTTAAATGAGTCTCTGTTGAAAGAATGACTGTTTTCTTTCAATTGCCTTTCCAGTGGCTTCCTGGGCTGGGCTGAGCTAGCTCTTGGTCAGCAGCCCATCATCAGTTCATTGCTCAGCCTCCATGGGAACTCAGGGGAAGCAACCAAGCTACAGAGGCAATTACTGCAGAAAGTATTCCTGCTCAGACACCTTCCAGAGCACCCTGCTAGGGATCAAACATCTTGTAATCTCACCAAGAACTAAGGAAGTTCAATGGCAAATGACAAGGCTAGTCGAGCAAAGAAGGCTTCTTAGAGGAggtgaatatatttttttcaggcagaagagtggtaagggctaggcaatgggggttagggttaaatgacttgcccagggtcacatctgaacccaggaccttccatctccaggtctggctctcaatccactgagccagccagctgccccagGAAGTGAATCTTAGGGGAAGTGAGGGGTAAAAGCCTCTGGTAAACTGGGATTCTGCTCCGTCCCGCCCACACTCCAGGCTCCAGGAATGGTCCAGATTGGGACATGCCCCCTTCATTATTCCTAGTGAAAGGCCAAGGtacagaagagaaagggaagagagcgGGTGGACCGGAAGAGGAGAGAGCACACAGGCCACGGTGGGAGAAGCCAGAAGGTAGAGAGGGCTGAGGCGGCGATGGGGGGAGGCAAAGGGTTGAAGCCTGGCTGGACAggctccacttttcccttttcctcctggCAGAGTCCAAGGATGGCAGCAACCCAACAGACGGGGCCAGGTAAGGGGGTCGGGGTCTGCCATGCCCCCTGTCATCTAGGTCCTCAGGGCTGGGGCCCCTCGGACTCAGTCCTCTCCTCTATCCCTCCCCCAGGCTCCATCCCGGAGAtgattaagaagaagagagatggagCTCGCCTGGAGGAAGCAGAGATCCGGAGCTTTGTTCAAGGGCTGACTGAGGGCACAGTGCAGGAGGCGCAGATAGGTGACGGCCCTCCCTGCCTCTGCTGGCACAGGACCCAGAAGCAGCACCCCAGCCCCTGGCAGAGCTCCCCAAACTTGGGCCCAATCTGTGGCCCCACGGGCTCTTCCTGTGTCTGCAGGTGCCATGTTAATGGCCATCCGACTACAAGGCATGGACCTGGGCGAGACAGAGACTCTGACTCGAGCCCTGGCGGAGTCTGGACAGCATCTGCAGTGGCCTGAAGCCTGGGGAGGGCTGCTGGTGGACAAGCACTCGACAGGGGGCGTGGGGGACAAAGTCAGCCTGGTCTTGGCACCTGCTCTGGCCGCCTGCGGCTGCAAGGTCAGCCCCCTGCCCCCTGGGGAGGCTGGGATGGGGGTAAAGGGGCGTCCTGCCCCTATCAACTCCTTGCTGCCACTGCAGCCCACTTGGGCTCAGTTTTCAGAGCAGACCGCCCCCTTCAAGGCAGGGTTCTGAATCTGGGGGCTGGCTGGCTGAGAACCACACAGTCCCGGCTTCCTTCAGGTCGGGAGCTGAGTCCATGGAAGAAGGAACCCTTAGTGGTGGGCTGGGGGCTGGGCTCCTCCACACAGGTCCCAATGATCAGTGGGCGGGGACTTGGGCACACCGGGGGCACCTTGGACAAGCTGGAGGCCATCCCAGGCTTCTCGGTGGTACAAAGTCCAGAGCAGGTATTGGGCAAAGGATCCTGCTGGGGCCCTGCTAAGCAGTCAATGAATGGGGCAGTCCTAATTGGAGGTCAATCAATGGCTGAGGGGAGAAATCACTGGTGCCAAATCATGGGGACACTGATCTGTGGGCCATCATTGCCTGGGGTCCTGTGGTCACTGCGGGGGCTCCTCCCTGCCGGGGAGGTCAGATTCAGGAGCTGCTGGAGCATGTAGGCTGCTGCATCGTGGGGCAGAGTCAGGAGCTGGTCCCTGCAGATGGAATCCTTTATGCCATTCGGGATGTGACTGCCACAGTGGACAGCCTCCCTCTGATCACAGGTGACCAACTCCCCACCCTAGACTGCTAGAGTCTGCTCCCAGGTAGGAACTGACCGGAGCCACCCCCCTCTGCCCATTCTAGCCTCCATCCTCAGCAAGAAGGCTGTGGAGCGACTCTCAACCCTGGTGGTGGATGTGAAGTTTGGAGAGGCTGCCATCTTCCCAAACCAAGAAAGGGCCCGAGAGTTGGCCCAGGCCctggtgagtgagtgagtgagtgagtggagCTCACTCACAAATGCTCATCTTACTCCCTCTATGTTTCCTCCTCTGGACGCTCCTGGGCCAATGAAATCACCaacccaggggcagctggggggctcagtggatggagagtcaggcccagagatgggaggtcctaggttcgaatctggcctcagacccttcccagatgggtgaccctgggcaagacccttaacccccattgcctaacccttaccaccctcctgccttggagccaatacccagtattgattctaaggcagaaagcacACGCTCTTCAAAAATCCTTAGCCCGGGCCCACAAGGATCAGATTGTGTTCTATGAAAGTcaggaagaatttttaaattattttttcataattattttatttttaattaaaattttaattaaaatgaataagattattattttttattattaacatcaATCTGCCAGCTCAATGGAAACCATTTACAGCTGAGGGACAGAATCGGCCCCTCTTGCCCCTTTCCTCCCCTATTTTCTACCCTAAGCATTCAGTAGTGGATATGTAGGACTTTGATGGAGATGGAGGGAAGGGTGTTGAAGGGAATGGGGAGCACCAAGGCATGAAATGGTCAGGTAGGAATAGGCAGAAGGAACCAAAGACAAAAGTGGCAGATGGGGCTAGAAAGGCAGACAGTGTGGAAGGTCTTGAATGCCAAGTAGAAAAGTTGGGGTTCCAGTCAGTAGtgatttgctgttgttcagtcatttcagtcaattcttcttgaccctttgggggttttcttggtgaagagtggtttgccatttccttctccagctcattttatggatggggaaatggaggcaaacagggtgaagtgacttgcccagggtcacacagctaggaagtgcccaagGCCAGACGAGTCTCCCTGACTGGAAGCCCAGCGCTTTACCCAccaaccacccagctgcctctaatgggggagagaacaCACAAACAACTCTGCCCAGACTAGACACATGCAGAGTTCATGGATTCCAGAGATGGTGGGAAGCACATGTCGACTAGGAACTTTGGATGTGGAAGAGAGGGCAGATTTGTTAGGGCCATGGACAGGGAGGTTGGCAGGAAGAAGAGCTGGCAGTGGGAGAAGGGCACCCGAAGGGAGGCTGATGAGCCACAGACTCCTTTGGCAGGCCGGTGGAGTCTCTGGACTCTGTCTCAGAATGATGCCTGAacaaaaattctcttcctttccagttCCAGGAAAATCCATCCATAGGCCCAGTTGGGAGTTGAGGGACTcgggttaagaacccctggttCAAGGCACAGTGAGGTTAAGGAACCCCGAGGTGGGCAGGTCCAGTAGGCAGAAGGTGGTCAGGGTTGCAGTTTGGGGCTCATCTAAGCCACCAGAGGGAGGAGACACTTGCAGGGTGAGGAGGACTTAGGGCAACCTTGAGGAGCAGCCACCTCTAAAGGCAGGGAGAAGTCGAGCCAGGAAAAGGGGGAGTGGAGCAAGTCAGAGGGGGCCCGAGGAGCCTGGAAGAAAACGGAGTCCCAAGGCCAAGGCAGGAGAAAGCCTTGCCCACCAGGCTGCAAAGCTACAGAAAAGTCGGTCAGCAAGTGGAGAAAAGGCCATGGAGTTTGGCTTGGCCAGGATACAGGTAGCCTTGGATGGGAGACCTCAGCAGCCTCTGTGCCAACCAGAACAAGCCTCTTCTACAACATCCCTCCAACAAGGGGGCTGTCACCCATTGCTTGAATAGCTAACTTAGCAGCGAGGGGGCAGTGATTTTAGCCAGGAGCGTAGCAGTATCAGAGAGAAGGGAGGCTAGACTGCAACTGGAAGCAAGGTCAGCGCAGGGCATGGGAGACAGATTCGAATTTCAAATGGAAATGTGTGCCTTGAATCTGGAATGAGGAGCCTAGGAAGCCCTCTCCTCGGCCATTTCTGATTTCCAGGACAACAATAGCCTCCATTCATAGCCAGAGGAATCCAGGGTTGCGGGCAGGAactcagaaaacaaaattccTGGGAAGCAGTGGCTCAGAAATGGATGAGATCTGGGCATCTtttgaattgaaattgaatttgaaCTGAAACTGAATCTGAGCCAGAGGCTAGCAGAAATGAATGAGAGTTGCAGGCAAGAGTGTCAATGAAAGGAATTCTaaaggaattggggggggggggcttgccCGATGGTGCCAGCCAGCAGCAGCAATCCTCCAAAGGCCCAGATTCTGCTCTGGGTGCCCACCATGGGCTGGATCCGAGGGCTTCTGAAGTCAGTTTAGGACTAAGGATTCAGTTATCATCCAGGTGAACAGCATGAGCTTAGCAGggaaattttaaatgaagaagCAATAAAAATCCACACCAGAAATGTTCAGGGACAGGGACAGGAAATGGGGAGGCTGTTGTCATCTCtgcaggaagggagaaagaaaaggagagaaaagaagaatgaagaaggcaAGGGGAAGATGGGAGACAGGCTTgagatgggaggggggagggaagaagggaagggaaagccagATGAGTGGAGGcgaatcaggaagacttcctaGTTGATTAGATTTGGCagataaaggagagagaggggtcCAGGCTGATCAGGGGGTTTCTAACCTGGAGGGCTAAGAAGATAAGGGAGGATAAGGCAGGGAAGAGAGGACTCAGGGCAGGCACCCTGGTGATGACCAGAGGATGTTTCTCTTCAGGTGGGTGTAGGGGCCCGACTGGGGATCCGGGTGGCAGCTGCGTTGACCACCATGGATAGCCCTCTGGGCCACTGTGTGGGCCATGGGCTTGAAGTAGAGGAGGCCTTACAGTGCCTGGAAGGAGGAGGCCCCACAGACTTACGGGACCTCATCACCCAGCTAGGTAGGACTAGGGAGAGggtgggaaaaagagagaaggaagggacctTTCCATTCCTCCTGCCCACTGCCCTGCCTAACCCCCATCCCCAGGAGGATCTCTGCTGTGGCTGAATGGCCAAGCCGCAACCCTAACCCAGGGGGTAGCCCAGCTGGGTGCCATGCTGGACAATGGCTCTGCCTTGGGCCGGTTTCAGGCCATGCTGGAGGCCCAGGGAGTGGCCTCTGACCTGGCCCAAGCCCTGTGCTCAGGATCTCCTGCCCAGCGCCAAGGCCTGCTCCCCACAGCCCCCTTCAAGGAAGAGCTGAGGGCAGCTTCCGAGGGTGAGAACCTTAATTTCATGGCTGGCCCCAACCCTGCCCCATGCTGCCCTTCTCCCTCATTCCCTCTGTGCCTCCTGTCCTGTCACTCCTTCCCAACCCACCTCTCCAAATGCCCCAGCtggctcccctccccatccccctgtGGATCACTGCCTTGGCTCTTATCCTCCACCCTAAAACTCCCCTCCTCAGGCACCGTGCAGATGATCCAGGCCCTGCCCCTGGCCCAGGTCCTCCATGAGCTGGGGGCTGGCCGGAACCGAGCAGGGGAGCCCCTCCACCATGATGTCGGGCTGGAGCTGCTGGTGAGCATAGGACAGAGACTCAGTGCAGGTGAGGCTctaggggtgggagtgggggctGCAGAAGACCTCTTCTTCCTCTGAGTGATGGCTCCAGCCTGAGCCAATCCCATCTGCCTTCAGATTCTTTTAGGCCTTCTCTGGGTCCTGACTGCCTTAGGGTCTTTCTCATCCATCTTCTCTCTGGCCCTGCTCCATCCACACTGCCCATGACTAAGTACTGTACCTGGGTACTGGCCCATTCTAGGACTAAAAGGCACCTCAGAGGCCAGCTGGCCcaatcttatttttcagatgaggaaactgaggcccaaaggagCTGATCACCTACTTGTCTTCCTACCTCTTTGGGGTCTGGGTTAAACTGTTTACTCCCCCTGTCGTGGTTGCTGATATCTGACAACCTGGGGCCCTTTCTCACTTCACAGTCTCTGTCCCAAGGAGGACCTCTCTGGCTTAGACTCCCGGGATTCGGTCTTCCTCTCCGGGTCTTTTCTTGGCTCCCTTCTTCTTTATTGCTTTCTGAGCAAGTTCCATTCAATGCACATATGAAGTCCCTGCTGCATACAATGCCCTCCCTGGGTAGTGGGGCCCCAGGCTCAGGAGCTCCCAGGAGAGGAAGAGCCAGATGAGACATCAGTGCAGGACTTCTTGTCCGGTCCTTAGAATGTCCTTGGGAAGA contains these protein-coding regions:
- the TYMP gene encoding thymidine phosphorylase, with protein sequence MAATQQTGPGSIPEMIKKKRDGARLEEAEIRSFVQGLTEGTVQEAQIGAMLMAIRLQGMDLGETETLTRALAESGQHLQWPEAWGGLLVDKHSTGGVGDKVSLVLAPALAACGCKVPMISGRGLGHTGGTLDKLEAIPGFSVVQSPEQIQELLEHVGCCIVGQSQELVPADGILYAIRDVTATVDSLPLITASILSKKAVERLSTLVVDVKFGEAAIFPNQERARELAQALVGVGARLGIRVAAALTTMDSPLGHCVGHGLEVEEALQCLEGGGPTDLRDLITQLGGSLLWLNGQAATLTQGVAQLGAMLDNGSALGRFQAMLEAQGVASDLAQALCSGSPAQRQGLLPTAPFKEELRAASEGTVQMIQALPLAQVLHELGAGRNRAGEPLHHDVGLELLVSIGQRLSAGTPWIRVHHKGPSLSPRHHQKLQEALKLSDGAPFMPDPCLRELILPPSMKG